The nucleotide sequence CGCGGGGCTTCCCGTCTAAAAGCTAAATAGAGCCGAATCTCCGCTTCGAGGATCTGGTTACCGCGTTGGTTGGCAGTCCGAAACATCAAGGTCGACACGCCATCGTATGGTGCGACCACTGCTGTCGAACTGAACAACACCCGCGCCGTCGGCTGGGCAAACCTCGCGAAGGCCAGGCCCGTTACGATCGCCAACCCAACCAATCCCGTCAGCGCTTCCAGCGCCACCAGCACGTTCGCGTAGAGGGTCTGTGGATACATGGACCCGTAGCCGATGGTGGCAAGGGTCTGAACGCTGAAGAAAAATGCATCGCCGAAGTGTCCCGGGCGCGCATTAGCAATCCCCTCGCCAGCCATGTAGGCCAGCGCGAAGAGACCGTTGACAAGCCCAAAGAGCAAAGTCAGCAGCACGATAAAGCCCGCCCATGGAACCGTGAGCATCAAGTGGTACGGATCGCGCCAATAGCTATACCACTGCCCGACGTCTATGCGCTGGAACCGCCCGTCATCCAGACGCTGGATCCTCACCGGCGATCGCACCTGTCGCGACGGCTTTTTACCGCCCCGACCCGACCGTTGGGAGTTAGCTTTCATTGCGAGCTCGACTTCACTTTCTTTGTCCGATAGTCGCTAGCTACCGCTCCCTCAAACCAACGTTGACCGACTGAGCCCACAGCTCATCCACACATCCTATGCTCGGTGTGGCGATCGACGCGCGTTGTGGGCGATCGGTACGTGACACAACGAAGCCGCAGAGCAACTGCCCTGCGGCCCGTCAATGCAGCGGTTCGGCGTCGGTGTCAGGAATTAAACCTGAACCGGCGTTTTTGCCGTTTCCGCAACCAGCTTCTCGTAAGTTTCGCGCATCTTCAGACCCACCAGCACTTGGAACAGACCCGTGCCGTCATTGGAGCCGGGGAAGTTCGGGTGCTTGAGCAACAACTCAGTCATTTCGCCGTAGAACTTCGTTGACGTGTTGCTCAGGTGCGTCTCGATGTAGATCATTTCTTCGAGATTGTCGAAAAGACCGTCTACTTCTAAGACCGACACTTCATGACCGTAGTAAGCATCCGGTCCGTAGAACATCTTGATGCCCGGATAAGCACAGGTCAGTTTACGACCGCAGGGACGCCAATCGATCGTCGACCCTTCATCAAACAAGTACACCGGGCTGAAATCCCGAACGCCTTCTTTCTGAATCAAGCGTACTCGCAGGTACTTGCTTTCTTTGTCATCGATGAGAGTCGTCGGCAACACTTGAATGACCACATCGGCAAACTCGCGTTGCGGTTCGATGTAGGCAGAGAAGTCGGGCTTGCGCGCTCGAATCGAAGCCAGCACGTCTTCATAGGTATGACCGCGCTCGGCCATATCGCGCTTGATTTTCCAGTTGACCTTAACTTCTTCGCTGATATCGAGGTAAACGCCAAAGTCAACGAGCTCGCGCACGCGCTCGTCGTACAGGGGGTGAAGACCTTCAATCACGATGACCTTATTCGGCTCGATTCGCTCGGGTGGATCGAGCTCGCCAGTTTCGTGGTTGTAAATCGGCTTATCGATCGCCTTGCCGGCCTTGAGTGCCGCTACTTGCTCGGCCATCAAATCGAAGTTATTGGCCTTCAGGTTAAGCGCCGTTACACCTGCAGCCTTGCGCCCTTTGCGATCCAGACTGTGATAATCGTCGAGGCAGATGACGGTCATAAACTGCTCGCCGAACAAGTCGATTAGACGGCGCAGGAACGTCGATTTGCCGCAACCCGAGTCGCCAGCAACTCCAATTACGACAACGCGGTCCAAATCTGGCTGTGTGGTCATAGTTTCCCCTTACTGCGATCCTTGAAGATGCAAAGAATTTATGTGGTGATGTAACTGCGGTGGTGACTTACCTGCGGTAACAGCAAGCGCCCTCGCTGCCACTTTGAGTGCCCGCACGCAACTGCAAGCCGACAAGTCTCTGCGTTTTAAGCGCCTGCGGAGACCCCAGCAGGACGGGCGGGCAAGTATTTAATCCTAAGTGCAGATGCTGAAACCGCATCTTACCAGAAGGGTGAATTCCCTCACAAGATGCGGCAGGATCGCGGAGCCCCCACCCAGTAATCACTCTAACTCCTTAGCGCCCTCCATCCAACTGCGTTCGCTAGGGCAAAAGCATACAGATTTCTATTCCACTTTCTATGCCACGACCGAATTAGGGTTTCAGCGATCTGGAGTGCTTGAGCTTAGCTTTGCCTTCTCAACAAGTCCAGACCGAGCCTAACTAATTGCGAAAATCGAGCTAGGATTCCTTCTATTGGTTTACTCAACTGCGATCGCGAGGATTTGCTGCCGGAGACGTGTTTGCCAGGACTTCAGAAAAAACATAGCGATTGATGGTTGTTTGGGTTACACGATAATGTAGTTCGATCTCAAACCTTGCTTAATAAAAAGGAGCATCGAGCTGTAGACACCGCTGCGCATAGACTTGCTG is from Rubidibacter lacunae KORDI 51-2 and encodes:
- a CDS encoding ion channel; its protein translation is MKANSQRSGRGGKKPSRQVRSPVRIQRLDDGRFQRIDVGQWYSYWRDPYHLMLTVPWAGFIVLLTLLFGLVNGLFALAYMAGEGIANARPGHFGDAFFFSVQTLATIGYGSMYPQTLYANVLVALEALTGLVGLAIVTGLAFARFAQPTARVLFSSTAVVAPYDGVSTLMFRTANQRGNQILEAEIRLYLAFRREAPR
- a CDS encoding phosphoribulokinase; this encodes MTTQPDLDRVVVIGVAGDSGCGKSTFLRRLIDLFGEQFMTVICLDDYHSLDRKGRKAAGVTALNLKANNFDLMAEQVAALKAGKAIDKPIYNHETGELDPPERIEPNKVIVIEGLHPLYDERVRELVDFGVYLDISEEVKVNWKIKRDMAERGHTYEDVLASIRARKPDFSAYIEPQREFADVVIQVLPTTLIDDKESKYLRVRLIQKEGVRDFSPVYLFDEGSTIDWRPCGRKLTCAYPGIKMFYGPDAYYGHEVSVLEVDGLFDNLEEMIYIETHLSNTSTKFYGEMTELLLKHPNFPGSNDGTGLFQVLVGLKMRETYEKLVAETAKTPVQV